TCCTACAACTGGCCAAATGATGGTTTTTGAAGCCCCTTTACCAGATCTTTTTGAAAAAACTTTAGAGCAATTAAGAAATAATGATTGATTTATTCTATCAGAAAAGGTACACTGTTTTAGAAAGAAAATTAAATAAGCAATCCTTTAAGAGTAGTCCTGTGAGGCTAAGAAGGAAACATGCAGAATACTATCTAGGTGCGCTTAGAAAAAATCTGTGTGAACTGAATGGTATCTTTGTATAGATAAATTCAATCCTCCTATCCGAACACGGGTAGGAGGATTTTTGTTTTTCATCATTGTGACTGGCTAAGAAGCTGACCGAGCAGATAATGAAAAATACTTGGCCAACGAAGTGAGAGAAGCAATCTTACTAGTGGCCCCAAAAAAGGCTCAACTACTTATAATTAGGAAAAACAGGTATACATGAAAAAGAACAAATGTAACGCCTTGAAACTGAAAAAGGTTGTTCATAAGGCTTTAGCAAAAATTACATTTTCAGGAGGAGATAAAAATGCAAAGAAAAGAAGTCGTTGATGCAGTCACAATGAAACGCGCATTAACAAGAATTACGTATGAAATCATTGAAAGAAATAAAGGAATCCAAGATATCGTTTTGGTAGGGATCAAAACCCGTGGAATCTACATCGCTCAGCGAATCGCTGAACGTTTAAAACAACTGGAAAATATTGAAGTCCCAGTAGGTGAGTTGGATATTACGTTGTACCGCGACGATATGGACGGACAATCAATGAAAGAACGTTCATTAGAAGAACCAGAACTACACTCGTCTGATATCCCCGTTTCATTAGAAGGCAAAGAAGTGATTTTGATCGATGACGTTCTTTTTACAGGACGAACGATCCGAGCAGCAATGGATGCCGTAATGGATCTTGGTCGACCTAGAAAAATTTCATTAGCAGTCTTGGTGGATAGAGGACATAGAGAACTTCCGATTAGAGCGGATTATGTTGGGAAAAATATTCCGACTTCAATGGCAGAAGAAATCATTGTTGAAGTGGAAGAAAAAGATGGCGCAGATCGGATTTTGATCGCAAGTACAGAAGAGTAGTCAAATACAATAGCAAAGATAGGGTAGGTTGAGATGACAGAAAAAGAATTTCGCAATGAAGAAGCAGTGCTAGATATTCACGATAGACCAAAGACAGCACATTGGATCGGTTTAAGTTTACAGCATTTATTTACAATGTTCGGTGCCACAGTTTTAGTGCCAATTTTAGTAGGAATCGATCCAGGAATTGCCTTAGTCAGTTCGGGGCTTGGAACGATCGTCTACTTATTCGTAACGAAAGGAAAAATTCCAGCTTATCTTGGAAGTAGCTTCGCATTTATCGCAGCGATGCAGATGTTGATGAAAAGTGATGGCTATCCGGCAATCGCTCAAGGTGCAATCACAACAGGTTTGGTTTACGTGATCGTGTCGATCATCATAAGTAAAATCGGTTCAGCTTGGTTAGATAAAATCTTACCACCAATCGTAGTAGGACCGGTAGTCATGGTTATTGGATTAGGGCTTGCTTCCAATGCTGCTAATAATGCTATGTTCAACAACGGAGAGTATGACTTTAAATTCATCGCAGTTGCTTTAATTACACTTGGATTAACAATCTTTTATAACATGTTTTTCAAAGGATTTCTCGGCTTGATTCCAATTTTACTGGGAATCGTCAGTGGGTATCTCGTTGCGTTGTTATTTGGCATCGTAGACATCGAACCAATCAAAAATGCGGCTTGGTTTGCTATGCCAAACTTTGAAATACCTTTTGTTCAATACCAACCAAAGCTACATTTAAATGCTATCACAACAATGGCACCAATCGCATTTGTAACAATGACTGAGCATATCGGACACTTGATGGTTTTAAATAAATTAACGAAGCGAAACTTCTTCCAAGACCCAGGTTTATCAAAAACATTGATGGGTGACGGTGCTGCGCAAATCGTAGCTGGCTTAGTCGGTGGACCTCCTGTTACAAGTTATGGTGAAAATATCGGTGTTCTAGCAATTACACGAGTACACAGTGTCTTCGTTATTGCAGGAGCAGCAGTCTTCGCTGTTGGACTTGGTTTTGTTGGGAAATTAAGTGCCATCATTTTAAGTATCCCTGGTCCAGTTATCTCAGGTATCAGCTTCGTCTTATTCGGGGTAATTGCAGCCAGCGGGTTGAAAATCCTGATTGACAATCAAATCAACTTTGATAAGAAAAAGAATTTACTGATTGCCTCTGTGATCCTAGTTATCGGAATTGGCGGTTTAGTCTTTAAATTAGATACCTTTGAATTATCATCAATGGCATTAGCCACAGTCTTAGGAATTATTCTAAACCTGATTTTACCTGAAACTGCACGTAGTGAAGAAAAGTCTAACTAGCGAAGCGGAACGTTGTTACTATTGTTATCTAGCTTCGCAGGCTAACTCCTCGAAAAAAAGATAAAATCCGATTGTGGCGAAATGCGCCACCTTCTGATTTTCCTATTTTTCAGTCGGAGTTGAACGAGCCTGCTCAGTATTTGCTTTGAAACACAGTGAATAAAATGAACTGATGTTGAAAAGTACAAGGTGAAGCGAAGCGGAACGTTGTTACCTATATATAAGGAGGAAAACGAATGATCATCACATCTGAACGTATCAGTTTAAAACATCTTTTAACTGTCGAAGCATTAAGCGATCAAGAAGTTATGGGTTTGATCCATCGTGCGCAAGAGTTTAAACAAGGAGCGACCTGGCAGCCTGAGAAGAAACAATACTTTGCAACAAACTTGTTCTTTGAAAACAGTACGCGAACGCATAAGAGCTTTGATGTTGCCGAAAAAAAATTAGGGATCGAAGTGATCGAGTTTGAAGAGAGTATGAGCTCGGTAAAAAAAGGTGAGACGCTTTATGATACAGTGCTGACAATGTCAGCAATCGGAGTTGATGTGGCCGTCATTCGGCATGGAGAAGAAAATTATTATGATGAACTGATCCAAAGTAAAACGATTCAATGTTCAATCATTAACGGTGGAGATGGTAGTGGTCAAC
The Enterococcus silesiacus DNA segment above includes these coding regions:
- a CDS encoding uracil/xanthine transporter, with the translated sequence MTEKEFRNEEAVLDIHDRPKTAHWIGLSLQHLFTMFGATVLVPILVGIDPGIALVSSGLGTIVYLFVTKGKIPAYLGSSFAFIAAMQMLMKSDGYPAIAQGAITTGLVYVIVSIIISKIGSAWLDKILPPIVVGPVVMVIGLGLASNAANNAMFNNGEYDFKFIAVALITLGLTIFYNMFFKGFLGLIPILLGIVSGYLVALLFGIVDIEPIKNAAWFAMPNFEIPFVQYQPKLHLNAITTMAPIAFVTMTEHIGHLMVLNKLTKRNFFQDPGLSKTLMGDGAAQIVAGLVGGPPVTSYGENIGVLAITRVHSVFVIAGAAVFAVGLGFVGKLSAIILSIPGPVISGISFVLFGVIAASGLKILIDNQINFDKKKNLLIASVILVIGIGGLVFKLDTFELSSMALATVLGIILNLILPETARSEEKSN
- a CDS encoding uracil phosphoribosyltransferase; this encodes MQRKEVVDAVTMKRALTRITYEIIERNKGIQDIVLVGIKTRGIYIAQRIAERLKQLENIEVPVGELDITLYRDDMDGQSMKERSLEEPELHSSDIPVSLEGKEVILIDDVLFTGRTIRAAMDAVMDLGRPRKISLAVLVDRGHRELPIRADYVGKNIPTSMAEEIIVEVEEKDGADRILIASTEE